One stretch of Muribaculum intestinale DNA includes these proteins:
- a CDS encoding YtxH domain-containing protein, with amino-acid sequence MKSSGTTFIAGLILGALTGVVAERYTRTTSRGRQIRREVNRAILDLYGSAEQQLGRVKEFTREHVPAVGKKTEVAE; translated from the coding sequence ATGAAAAGTAGCGGAACAACTTTTATCGCAGGACTTATTCTGGGCGCTCTTACAGGAGTCGTAGCAGAACGATATACACGTACAACATCACGCGGACGTCAGATTAGACGTGAGGTAAATCGTGCTATCCTTGATCTTTATGGCAGTGCGGAACAACAGCTCGGGCGTGTGAAGGAATTCACTCGTGAACATGTGCCGGCTGTTGGTAAAAAGACGGAGGTTGCTGAGTAA
- a CDS encoding DUF6377 domain-containing protein, whose amino-acid sequence MHAYITIYVFFLMALSAVSCKPEHSRGFAYDSSSDYERLLVRLDKELVNRDAYVSARNARIDSLRMVRETASSGDSLMLTVEIANLYRGFLTDSALVECRRAERLAHKLEDSDIEFKMRLERIQQMPLVGFSHGAIAEFESFTLDSLSNIHQAMALWAGRQMYSYIAAQFPNFPDEQNRWNNKATELQERLVGMLEPDSPDMLLNAGECEFMKGNDARAYAILTELLERIDINSNMAARVASLVGQISSRQGRVDESIHYLALSAIADVRSATREVTSLQQLGIAMYDKGEIERADYYLQEALASAVECHAAMRMLQTSEAIPVISAAGRDADSRNRIRLYCALVLMALLAVGLILLIVKLRSEMRHQQELRSNLEITNHAKEVYMSEFVSLCTVYMNKLNRFCEIAARKIATGATDELYRMTKSGRFAEEQSRDFYATFDNAFLHIYPDFVERVNELLRDDSKIELDAGERLNTDLRILAFIRLGVEDSPKIAQALNYSVNTIYSYRNRLRNRAINRDTFDEDIMKIG is encoded by the coding sequence ATGCATGCTTATATTACGATATATGTATTTTTTTTAATGGCTCTGTCCGCTGTCTCCTGTAAGCCGGAGCATAGTCGTGGCTTTGCTTATGATTCAAGTTCTGATTATGAGAGACTGTTGGTGCGACTAGACAAGGAACTCGTAAATCGTGATGCGTATGTAAGCGCGCGTAATGCTCGAATTGATTCTTTAAGAATGGTTAGAGAGACTGCATCATCGGGCGACAGTCTGATGCTTACTGTTGAAATCGCAAATTTGTATAGAGGATTCCTGACCGACAGTGCGCTTGTGGAGTGTCGGCGTGCCGAGAGGCTGGCTCATAAACTTGAAGATAGCGACATTGAATTCAAAATGCGGCTCGAGCGCATTCAGCAGATGCCTTTGGTAGGATTCAGCCATGGCGCTATAGCGGAGTTTGAGTCATTTACTCTGGATAGCCTGTCGAATATACATCAGGCAATGGCTCTGTGGGCTGGGCGGCAGATGTACAGTTATATTGCAGCTCAGTTTCCTAATTTCCCTGATGAACAGAATCGTTGGAATAATAAGGCTACGGAACTGCAGGAACGTTTGGTTGGCATGCTTGAGCCGGATTCACCGGATATGCTGCTTAATGCCGGCGAATGCGAGTTTATGAAAGGAAATGATGCAAGGGCATATGCCATTCTTACGGAATTGCTTGAACGCATTGATATTAACTCAAATATGGCGGCTCGCGTAGCATCGCTTGTCGGACAGATTTCCTCTCGGCAGGGTCGTGTTGATGAGAGTATTCATTATCTTGCTCTTTCTGCAATCGCCGATGTGAGGTCAGCGACCCGTGAGGTCACATCTTTGCAGCAGCTTGGAATCGCCATGTACGACAAAGGGGAGATTGAGCGAGCCGACTATTATTTGCAGGAGGCTTTGGCCAGTGCTGTAGAGTGTCACGCGGCGATGCGTATGCTACAGACATCTGAAGCTATTCCTGTTATTTCCGCTGCCGGAAGGGATGCCGACAGTCGCAATCGTATCCGGCTTTATTGTGCGCTTGTACTGATGGCTTTGCTTGCCGTAGGACTGATATTGTTGATTGTTAAATTGCGGAGTGAAATGCGGCATCAGCAGGAACTCCGGAGTAATCTCGAGATTACCAATCATGCTAAGGAAGTATATATGAGTGAGTTTGTCTCCCTTTGTACGGTGTATATGAACAAACTTAATCGGTTCTGTGAGATTGCGGCTCGAAAAATTGCTACGGGTGCAACAGATGAACTGTACCGTATGACTAAGTCAGGACGTTTTGCCGAAGAGCAAAGTCGTGATTTTTATGCTACATTTGACAATGCGTTTCTGCATATATATCCCGATTTCGTCGAACGGGTAAACGAGTTGTTGCGCGACGACAGTAAGATTGAACTGGACGCCGGTGAGCGTCTGAATACCGATTTGCGTATTCTTGCATTCATCAGACTTGGTGTCGAGGACAGTCCTAAGATAGCTCAGGCGCTGAACTATTCGGTAAATACAATATATTCCTATCGTAACCGATTGCGCAATCGGGCTATTAATCGGGATACTTTCGATGAGGACATCATGAAAATTGGGTGA
- the creD gene encoding cell envelope integrity protein CreD, producing the protein MNQNPPPGGTPPPIPRPPHHPSSTSIPPQFVPAHTGTAPRQSISLKILFIVLLSLLLLIPDMIIYSLNDERADRQKETTQEISKSWSGPQLLSGPIISIPYITKNNRNKDSIGGTIRLLPATLNACADIKSQTLSRSIYETTVYNADVTLNGEFDMHALKTTGIPVDRMLFSKAYVTVGIGDLKGVETINPIKIGQTEYTLDGTSDEDVYVNVTFNNNTDYTKFSQTEYEVEVVDIDDYTSSTSGCMQASISIDSTASATIPYSIIMHIRGSQSLGVTPIGAESTISMAGICKSPSFSGMVIPTERNIEADSFSAKWIVNSINRDYPQSFIGDKPYKISRSAVVTNMLVPVDRYQKTSRAMKYAIIVVLLTFISVLFAEIIVKHPINMFQYLLIGLALILFYSLLLSLSEHMQFGLSYLIAAIMTIGLISIYMLGVVQSRRVSITIGIVLSIIYTFIYVLLCLETYALLTGSIGLFIALATIMYASLKINNKGYRLQ; encoded by the coding sequence ATGAATCAGAATCCACCTCCGGGCGGCACTCCTCCACCTATCCCCCGGCCGCCACACCACCCTTCCTCCACTTCGATTCCGCCTCAATTTGTTCCCGCGCATACCGGAACGGCACCTCGCCAATCTATAAGCCTCAAGATTCTATTTATCGTATTGCTGTCTCTCCTGCTCCTCATCCCCGATATGATTATCTATTCGCTCAATGACGAGAGAGCTGACCGGCAAAAAGAGACGACACAGGAAATCTCAAAATCATGGAGTGGCCCTCAGCTACTGTCAGGCCCGATAATTTCCATACCATACATTACTAAAAACAACAGGAATAAAGACTCCATCGGCGGAACAATCCGACTGTTGCCCGCGACACTTAACGCATGCGCCGACATAAAATCCCAGACACTCAGCCGCAGTATATACGAAACTACCGTATATAACGCCGACGTAACTCTGAATGGCGAGTTTGACATGCATGCCCTGAAAACCACAGGAATCCCCGTCGACAGAATGCTTTTCAGCAAAGCGTATGTGACCGTCGGCATCGGTGACCTTAAAGGTGTGGAAACAATCAACCCCATTAAGATAGGGCAGACAGAGTATACCCTCGACGGCACATCAGACGAGGATGTATATGTAAATGTGACCTTCAACAATAATACGGATTATACCAAATTTTCTCAAACAGAATACGAAGTAGAAGTAGTCGACATCGATGATTACACCTCATCGACATCAGGATGCATGCAAGCATCGATTTCCATCGATTCCACCGCATCGGCCACCATTCCCTATTCTATTATCATGCATATCAGAGGATCGCAATCGTTAGGAGTGACTCCTATCGGAGCCGAAAGCACGATTTCAATGGCAGGAATATGCAAGTCGCCATCCTTCTCAGGAATGGTAATCCCTACCGAACGCAACATTGAGGCCGACAGTTTCTCTGCCAAATGGATTGTCAACTCTATCAACCGAGACTATCCCCAGTCATTTATAGGCGATAAACCATATAAGATATCACGTTCGGCCGTAGTCACCAACATGCTCGTTCCCGTAGATCGATATCAGAAGACATCACGTGCCATGAAATATGCTATAATCGTAGTGCTGCTCACCTTCATTTCCGTACTTTTTGCAGAAATAATAGTGAAGCACCCAATCAATATGTTCCAGTACCTTCTCATCGGACTCGCTCTCATACTATTCTATTCCCTGTTGCTATCGCTGTCAGAGCATATGCAGTTCGGACTCAGTTATCTGATTGCTGCAATAATGACAATCGGACTAATAAGCATCTACATGCTCGGCGTCGTACAGTCAAGGCGCGTATCTATCACAATCGGGATAGTACTTAGTATAATCTACACATTCATATATGTGCTTTTATGCCTTGAGACCTACGCATTGCTTACTGGCAGTATCGGCCTTTTCATCGCTCTGGCCACAATCATGTATGCTTCGCTTAAAATCAACAATAAAGGCTATAGGCTACAATAA
- the ppdK gene encoding pyruvate, phosphate dikinase, with product MKRVYTFGDGKAEGNAEMRNLLGGKGANLAEMNLLGMPVPPGFTITTEVCNEYTLNGSESVVKLIQEEVEAAIAHVETLTGKKFNDPANPLLVSVRSGARASMPGMMDTVLNLGMNDATVASLAEKSGNPRFAWDSYRRFVQMYGDVVLGMKPKSKADIDPFEEIMDKVKAEKGVKLDTELDVEDLQNLVKLFKAAVKDFTGKDFPDSAWEQLWGGICAVFDSWMNERAILYRRMNQIPEEWGTAVNVQAMVYGNMGDNSATGVAFSRDAATGENIFNGEYLINAQGEDVVAGIRTPQQITVEGSRRWAALQGITEEERVEKYPSLEESMPVCAAELIAIANRLENYYKDMQDMEFTIQDGKLWMLQTRNGKRTGAAMVKIAMDLLRAGEIDEKTTLLRMEPQKLDELLHPVFDKAALKRANVVAKGLPASPGAAAGQIVFSAEEAEAWSEKKKKVVLVRIETSPEDLRGMAVAQGILTMRGGMTSHAAVVARGMGKCCVSGAGEIKVDYKAKTVEMGGKVYNEGDWISLNGSTGEVYDGQVPTAEPELGGDFGAIMNLAAKYTKTLVRTNADTPRDAKQARHFGAQGIGLCRTEHMFFEGDRIKAVREMILASDVEGRRHALDKLLPMQRSDFEGIFEAMDGFGVTIRLLDPPLHEFVPHQTATQKELANEMGLTLEEVKAKVDSLEEFNPMLGHRGCRLGITYPEITEMQTRAIIEAALNMKARGIKVFPEIMIPLVGTLKEIQNQADVINITASKVFEERGESVAYKVGTMIEVPRAALTADQIATVADFFSFGTNDLTQMTFGYSRDDAPKFLKFYKEHGIIKTDPFEVLDQEGVGQLVRMGVEKGRATKPELKVGICGEHGGEPSSVKFCAKLGMNYVSCSPYRVPIARVAAAQAAIED from the coding sequence ATGAAAAGAGTCTATACGTTCGGCGATGGCAAGGCCGAAGGTAATGCCGAGATGAGAAACCTTCTCGGTGGCAAGGGTGCCAACCTTGCTGAGATGAATCTTCTGGGTATGCCTGTGCCTCCGGGCTTCACCATTACTACCGAAGTATGCAACGAATACACTCTCAACGGTAGTGAGTCTGTAGTAAAGCTGATACAGGAAGAAGTAGAGGCCGCTATAGCTCATGTTGAGACTCTCACAGGAAAGAAATTCAATGATCCTGCCAATCCTCTCTTGGTATCTGTACGTTCAGGTGCGCGCGCATCAATGCCCGGCATGATGGATACCGTGCTCAATCTGGGAATGAACGACGCTACTGTAGCTTCTCTTGCAGAAAAGAGCGGAAATCCCCGTTTCGCATGGGACAGCTATCGTCGTTTTGTGCAGATGTACGGTGACGTGGTTCTTGGCATGAAACCCAAAAGCAAGGCCGACATTGATCCGTTTGAGGAGATTATGGACAAGGTCAAGGCCGAAAAAGGCGTCAAACTTGACACTGAGCTGGATGTTGAAGACCTGCAGAATCTCGTGAAACTCTTCAAAGCCGCTGTAAAAGATTTTACCGGAAAAGACTTCCCCGACAGTGCATGGGAACAGCTTTGGGGTGGCATCTGCGCTGTGTTTGACAGCTGGATGAACGAACGTGCTATTCTCTATCGCCGCATGAACCAGATACCGGAAGAGTGGGGTACTGCCGTTAATGTTCAGGCCATGGTATATGGCAACATGGGCGACAATTCTGCAACAGGTGTGGCTTTCAGCCGTGATGCAGCTACAGGCGAAAACATATTTAACGGCGAGTATCTTATCAACGCACAGGGCGAGGATGTCGTTGCCGGTATCCGTACTCCTCAGCAGATTACAGTTGAGGGAAGCCGCCGTTGGGCAGCCCTTCAGGGCATCACTGAAGAAGAACGTGTGGAGAAATACCCCTCGCTCGAAGAATCGATGCCCGTATGTGCCGCTGAACTTATCGCAATCGCCAACCGCCTGGAAAACTATTACAAGGACATGCAGGATATGGAGTTCACAATCCAGGACGGTAAGCTCTGGATGCTCCAGACACGAAATGGCAAGCGTACTGGCGCTGCTATGGTCAAGATTGCCATGGATCTTCTCCGTGCCGGTGAGATTGACGAAAAGACAACACTTCTTCGCATGGAGCCTCAGAAACTTGATGAACTTCTCCACCCTGTGTTTGACAAGGCTGCCCTGAAGCGTGCCAATGTCGTTGCCAAGGGCCTCCCCGCATCTCCCGGTGCAGCTGCCGGCCAGATTGTATTCTCTGCCGAAGAGGCTGAGGCATGGTCGGAAAAGAAGAAGAAAGTGGTTCTGGTTCGTATCGAGACCTCACCTGAAGACCTCCGCGGTATGGCTGTGGCTCAGGGTATCCTTACCATGCGTGGCGGTATGACCTCTCATGCAGCCGTTGTTGCCCGTGGCATGGGTAAATGCTGTGTCAGTGGTGCCGGCGAAATCAAGGTCGACTATAAGGCCAAGACTGTCGAAATGGGTGGAAAAGTATACAATGAGGGCGATTGGATTTCTCTCAATGGTTCTACCGGTGAAGTTTATGATGGACAGGTGCCCACTGCCGAGCCTGAACTTGGCGGCGACTTCGGCGCAATTATGAATCTCGCTGCAAAGTACACCAAGACCCTTGTGCGCACTAATGCAGATACACCCCGCGACGCTAAGCAGGCACGTCATTTTGGCGCTCAGGGTATCGGTCTCTGTCGTACCGAGCATATGTTCTTCGAAGGCGACCGCATCAAGGCTGTACGCGAAATGATTCTCGCCAGCGATGTTGAGGGTCGTCGTCATGCACTTGACAAACTCCTCCCGATGCAGCGCTCTGACTTCGAAGGAATCTTCGAAGCCATGGACGGTTTCGGCGTTACCATCCGTCTGCTTGATCCCCCGCTGCATGAGTTTGTACCTCATCAGACTGCTACTCAGAAAGAGCTCGCCAACGAGATGGGACTTACCCTTGAGGAGGTTAAAGCTAAGGTTGACAGTCTTGAGGAGTTCAACCCCATGCTCGGACACCGTGGATGTCGCCTCGGTATCACATATCCCGAAATTACCGAAATGCAGACCCGTGCTATCATTGAGGCTGCTCTCAATATGAAAGCCCGTGGTATAAAGGTATTCCCCGAAATCATGATACCGCTGGTTGGTACTCTTAAGGAAATCCAGAATCAGGCTGATGTCATCAACATTACCGCATCCAAGGTATTCGAGGAACGTGGAGAAAGCGTTGCTTACAAGGTCGGTACTATGATTGAAGTACCCCGTGCGGCCCTTACCGCTGATCAGATTGCTACCGTAGCCGACTTCTTCTCGTTCGGCACTAACGACCTTACTCAGATGACATTCGGTTACTCTCGTGATGATGCTCCCAAGTTCCTTAAGTTCTACAAAGAACATGGCATTATCAAGACCGATCCTTTCGAAGTCCTTGACCAGGAGGGTGTTGGTCAGCTCGTACGCATGGGTGTAGAGAAAGGCCGTGCTACCAAGCCTGAACTTAAGGTAGGTATCTGTGGCGAGCATGGTGGCGAGCCCAGCTCCGTTAAGTTCTGTGCCAAGCTCGGCATGAACTACGTCAGCTGTTCTCCCTACCGCGTGCCTATCGCCCGCGTAGCTGCGGCGCAGGCCGCCATCGAGGATTAA
- a CDS encoding 30S ribosomal protein S16, translating to MATKIRLQRHGHKNYAFYPIVIADSRAPRDGRFIERIGSYNPNTNPATVTLNFERALYWLNVGAQPTDTVRSILSNEGVLLMKHLQGGVKKGAFDEAEAQRRFDAWKQQRQANVDALKADMASKKEIALKARLEAEEAVNKSKAEAVAKKKAEIAAAEAAKAAEAAEAAAAEAAAAEAATEETPAEEAAAE from the coding sequence ATGGCAACCAAAATCAGATTACAGCGTCATGGTCACAAGAACTATGCGTTTTATCCTATTGTAATCGCCGATAGCAGGGCACCACGAGATGGTAGATTTATTGAAAGGATAGGTTCTTATAATCCGAACACTAATCCTGCTACAGTAACATTGAACTTCGAGCGGGCTTTGTATTGGCTCAACGTAGGCGCACAGCCCACCGACACCGTACGCAGCATCCTCAGCAATGAAGGCGTGCTCCTGATGAAGCACCTTCAGGGTGGTGTAAAGAAGGGCGCATTTGATGAAGCTGAAGCCCAGCGCCGTTTCGACGCATGGAAGCAGCAGCGTCAGGCAAATGTAGATGCGTTGAAAGCCGACATGGCTTCCAAGAAAGAGATAGCCCTCAAGGCTCGTCTGGAAGCAGAGGAAGCAGTCAACAAATCAAAGGCAGAGGCCGTAGCAAAAAAGAAAGCTGAAATCGCAGCCGCTGAAGCCGCCAAGGCAGCAGAGGCAGCAGAGGCAGCCGCAGCAGAGGCAGCCGCAGCAGAGGCAGCTACAGAGGAAACTCCCGCAGAAGAAGCTGCAGCAGAGTAA
- a CDS encoding helix-turn-helix domain-containing protein, translated as MEIKTIDHIPAGSPIAGNIDNIAIFSDVSKIKGLRFPLRIDFFLSILCEHGSLTINYDNRSHTLTANSLIVMRPGHVFHSYTPSPDFSGHAIMVSTRFFGETIPGLTQILPSLTHFHDHPVISLTSSDVAQQIEIRNLIQRRAYGITNNGFRTDIVRSLLEALFFETLSLYSSHMGDRTPSSMRRKDALLFGFIQLVEENFHAERSVAYYAERLFVSPKHLSAMIKEASGRTAGDWIDSYVVMEAKKLLRNTGMTIQEISTRLNFANQSFFGKYFKHLTGVSPRQYRSYPNDK; from the coding sequence ATGGAGATTAAGACAATCGACCACATTCCCGCAGGTTCTCCAATTGCCGGGAATATCGACAATATCGCAATTTTCAGCGATGTATCAAAAATCAAGGGACTTCGATTTCCTTTGAGAATTGATTTTTTCCTGTCCATACTTTGCGAGCATGGAAGCCTTACAATCAACTATGACAACCGGAGCCACACCCTTACAGCCAATTCGCTGATTGTAATGCGCCCCGGACACGTATTTCACAGCTACACACCATCGCCTGACTTCAGCGGACATGCCATAATGGTATCCACCCGGTTTTTCGGAGAAACAATACCGGGTCTCACGCAGATACTTCCCTCTCTCACCCATTTCCATGACCACCCCGTAATCAGCCTGACATCCTCCGATGTAGCTCAGCAGATTGAAATCCGAAATCTTATTCAACGACGGGCATACGGCATCACAAACAACGGATTTCGCACCGATATAGTACGTTCGCTGCTTGAAGCTCTGTTCTTTGAGACACTGAGCCTCTACTCATCACACATGGGAGACCGCACGCCAAGCTCAATGAGACGCAAAGACGCCCTGTTATTCGGCTTCATTCAGCTTGTAGAGGAGAATTTCCACGCCGAACGTTCCGTAGCATATTACGCCGAACGACTTTTTGTAAGTCCCAAACATCTGTCGGCCATGATAAAAGAGGCAAGCGGACGCACTGCCGGAGACTGGATTGATTCATATGTGGTAATGGAAGCAAAGAAATTGCTTCGCAACACAGGAATGACGATACAAGAAATCAGCACCCGCCTTAATTTTGCCAACCAGTCATTCTTTGGAAAATATTTCAAACACCTCACCGGAGTATCTCCACGACAATACCGCTCATATCCAAATGACAAATAA